Proteins encoded together in one Limisphaerales bacterium window:
- a CDS encoding DUF1501 domain-containing protein — protein sequence MGGLGLGLTLGDFLSLEANAAGEDWRDVAKQSKPGKAKNIINIFLPGGSAHQESWDPKYLSPAEYRGPLGTVKTNTGERFSQNLKNTAKVADKIAVIRSMTHGEAAHERGTHNMMTGIRPSPAVIFPSIGSIVSHEFGPRKNLPPYVAIPSQSRNGGTGYLGSAYGPFSLGADPGNANFRVRDLALPNGIDASRFSKRRDMRSIVDGHFSALEKSDALAGMDSFYQRAYAMISSPEARDAFDLNKEPAKLRDEYGRNTAGGRFLLARRLVESGVRMVSTTYGGWDHHSNIAAANGGQMPAFDQAFAALIRDLDTRGMLDETLVLVTSEFGRTPKINATAGRDHWPKVFSVVMAGGGVKGGYIHGMSDPTGAEPEEDPVHVPDWAATVYSLIGIDPQRRLVGPGNRPMPINYDGEILKEALT from the coding sequence ATGGGCGGCCTCGGGCTGGGGCTGACGCTGGGCGACTTCCTGTCGCTCGAAGCCAATGCCGCGGGTGAGGATTGGAGAGATGTGGCTAAGCAAAGCAAGCCGGGCAAGGCCAAAAACATCATCAACATTTTCCTGCCGGGCGGCTCGGCGCATCAGGAGTCGTGGGATCCCAAGTATCTTTCGCCGGCAGAATACCGCGGCCCGTTGGGCACGGTGAAGACGAACACCGGCGAACGGTTTTCGCAGAACCTGAAGAACACCGCCAAGGTGGCGGATAAAATTGCGGTCATTCGCTCGATGACCCACGGCGAAGCGGCGCACGAGCGGGGCACGCATAATATGATGACCGGCATCCGCCCCAGCCCGGCGGTGATTTTCCCGAGCATCGGCTCGATCGTCAGCCATGAGTTTGGCCCGCGCAAAAACTTGCCGCCTTACGTGGCCATCCCCAGCCAAAGCCGCAATGGCGGCACGGGTTATCTCGGCAGCGCCTACGGCCCCTTCAGCCTCGGCGCAGATCCGGGCAATGCCAATTTCCGCGTGCGGGATTTGGCGCTCCCCAACGGCATTGACGCCAGCCGATTTAGTAAACGCCGCGACATGCGTTCTATCGTCGACGGCCATTTCAGCGCGCTTGAAAAGAGCGATGCGTTGGCGGGTATGGACAGTTTTTATCAACGCGCCTACGCGATGATTTCCTCGCCGGAAGCGCGCGATGCGTTTGACCTGAATAAAGAACCGGCCAAGCTGCGCGACGAGTATGGGCGCAACACCGCCGGCGGCCGCTTCCTGTTGGCGCGGCGTTTGGTGGAGTCCGGCGTGCGAATGGTGAGCACCACCTACGGCGGCTGGGATCATCACAGCAATATCGCTGCGGCAAATGGCGGGCAAATGCCGGCATTCGATCAGGCCTTTGCGGCGCTGATCCGCGACCTCGACACGCGCGGGATGCTCGACGAAACATTGGTGCTGGTGACCAGTGAATTTGGACGGACCCCGAAAATCAACGCCACGGCGGGCCGCGATCACTGGCCAAAAGTGTTCAGCGTGGTGATGGCCGGCGGCGGCGTCAAAGGCGGCTACATTCACGGTATGTCCGATCCCACCGGTGCGGAGCCAGAGGAAGATCCCGTGCACGTGCCAGACTGGGCGGCCACGGTTTACTCGCTCATCGGCATCGATCCTCAACGTCGATTGGTGGGCCCGGGCAATCGCCCGATGCCGATCAATTACGACGGCGAAATCCTGAAGGAAGCGCTCACTTAA